The DNA segment GTAAACTTATAAATTTcgattctttttttttctcctGAAAAAAAAATAGCTGCTAAAATATGATTTGTGTTCACTAATTTCGCAGATTTTCTTGTGGAAAAATGTGGGTTCCCAGAATCTGAAGTGGTGAATGTTAACAGACAATTCTTCAGAACTTATGGAAGCTCATTAGCTGCCCTCCGAGTAATTCATCTCAAATTCTTGATCCTAATTTCTTGAACTTTTTTCGATTGAtcgaattaatttaatttaattttctctgTTTCTGCGCAGGCTTCAGGTTATGATATCAATCCAGATGAATATCACAGGTATCACAAGAATTCATTTCTGGCCTTATTCAATAAAGAAATCAAAAACTTTgcctatatttaatttttttttgacaaaatttaatatttctcCGCAGTTACGTGCACGGAAGATTGCCGTATGATTCGATCAAGCCGAACATTCGGCTACGAAACATTTTGAAAACAATCAAACAGCGAAAAATGGTGAATAAtcttttatatgtatatataaagtTGTTGAAAATTATGACAAAgcagaaatttaattttttttaaaaaaaacgaaaacATTTTCCAGATTTTCACGAATTCGGACAGAGTTCACGCGATGAACGCATTGGATCGCCTAGGAATAAGGGATTACTTCGAAAAGATAATCTGTTTCGAGACGATGAACCCGGATATATTGAAATCGAGGCGGCCCGATGAATTCCCGGTGGTGCTGAAGCCTTCAATGCAGGCTTTTAGGATAGCCATTGATGCAGCAGGAATAGAACCAAAGCGGACGGTACACACTCGTTGCGTGCGATATTTTTGTGATGTTTAGTGGGtttttttaattctatttaTAAGCCACCTTAAATTTTGGGTTTTTTCTTACAAATTTTTTTCAGTTGTTTTTCGATGACAACGTGAAGAATGTTGCTGCTGGCATGGCTGTGGGTTTTCGTACTGTTTTGGTGAGTTTGTGAGAATTTTCCCCCTTCGATGGTTTATATTTTGCcatgtgtaaaaattaaaacaatcataacatttgtatttttttataacTTGATTTGATTGAAAAAGAAATGTTACCAATTAGGTCTACGTGCCACATGATCCATGAGTCTATTTTAATATCTATATAGTTAGGGGAAAAAAATAGGgtttttaggaaaaaaaaacaaacaaaatagggtttttaaaaaataacaaattataCAAACACGTAACATGAGTGACGAAACACCAGCTTATTTATCATAAGGCTGACTCATAATtcgaaaaattataatatttgatttgttgGATTTATAGGTTGGACAAGCAATAAAGAGCAAAGAGGCGGATTATGCATTGGAAACAATAACCAATATGGTTCAAGTGATTCCAGAAATATGGGAAAAAGAAGAGAGCGACAAAAGAATTGTGTGCCCTAGAAGTGAAATGGACTTGGTTCTTGCTCCCACGACCGTGGGGGCATAATAGTCTTTCCGCACCCCTCGTTGTTCGTGAACATAGCCACTTGATTTCTATGTGTACAATTTGTAAATATACATGATAATAAGTTGGTAAATGTATGTAATTTGTCCATGGTGACATTGTGTTTGCACATAAATAACATTCACTTGTAATTGTTTTAACAAAATGTGAATCATGTGTGTTTGTTTGTTCATTGAATCCGTTTCGTTTCGGATTTTTTCAGagtattttaagttaattatattattttgagaTGGAGAAATAAAAATCTTTGATCAGTATTCTTCAAGATTTTGAAGTCCTTATTTCTTTCCCCTAATGTTAAAATTGGCATTAAACAagatactctattcatcaaaacataaaattcAGTTTGATAAATTAACAGATTGATAATTAATGAACTATTTGAAATGTTTTAATTGCTAAATGATCGAACTAAAAAGTCaagtgttgaatccgatattttggtgataacaaacaacaactcattgtataggaatgtgctgccaaccattgtatttcaggaatctactacaacttctaccggaagcttgtcaaccgcctttgccctcgaccggctgaagtcacaagcctatcgactggctatcaaaaccagcagaggataaatctatctaccggaagcttgtcaaccgcctttatctctcgaccggttgaagtcacaagcttatcgactggttattcaaaccagcagaggacaaatatctctaccggtagaatgccaactgcctatctagatatctcgagacaagtacctgtgacaagatgttctttgcaggatcctttattaaaagcagaaccggcgtttcagaagatttgttgactcctgcaaatcaagacaacaggttgtaccaaaatggcaaaaacacagaatgactgcagataaagcattcgaccgtttattccagttttggaccctggaagttgtctgcagtgtacgatcctcatgcagaatcatcaatgcatttatgagcattaaatgtgcattcaatgcagcatcagaacgttcaaaataaagacgttgatgattgacctatataaagggaagattgctcaaaaagagaacaacaacaagaacaacaacaagtgatacgagacaacgaagagagacaagcaactcagaaaaatttcaatcacttgactaatatcaaaagtcctcatctgatatacttgagcacacttacaagatcattcatctgctgctcaaataaaccctcgcctacagttcacatatctgatcgtcaaggatcatcctagggttttcaagcctctcgaccgctctgcagtctgagaagctcaactcaactatactcagtgttgaagagacttgaagctgctctgaaagcttccaccagtctgataagaactgagaatcttatctgtgtaaatctaggagtttcggattaggcattggataagtcctaagtctgaagtgggtgtattacaagacgttgtaataaccaaagtcttctagtgaattccttcctaagtggaagaaggggagacgtagaaggattaagccttcgaacttccataaaatcgtgctttagcatttactgccatttatcttacatcctgctcatacactgcattataaactttgcatcactaaaacctctgaactatttccgcactatttaagttgttcaaaacgttttagaagttgagaaaactgattaagtgaactaaacctcacttgatcattttaaagaagaagaagaaaagtttcagagtgtattcaccccccctctaccctctgaaccgatcccaacaagtggtatcaaagcgggttcctttctcaactgctgatctgaagttttcaaatcatgacttctttcaacagaattcctatgttttctaaagaagagtatgatgattggaaaattcgcatgcaggcacatcttgcagcacaggatgatgacatgctatatgtcataacagacggtcctatcaaaattatgaaggtcaacccagctctagccgatggtgcaggacaaatgattgagaaaccaagagctgagtggaccactgaggacaaaaagaaggccaatcttgacaatgtggcccgggacatcctatacaaaacactggacaagaatatgttcagcaaaatcaagtcatgttccacagcaaaggagatttgggagaagctcactcagctgtgtgaagggaatgaccagacaaaggaaaacaagctcactctggccattcaaaaatatgacaacgccaaaatgaagccaggggaaaccatggctgaatttgatgaacggttcagtagtatcatctgtgatcttattgctttaggtaaaacttatactaaccatgaaattgctgtgaaggttatgagagctctgcccaaagaatgggagatcaagacagtggccatgagagagtcaaaagacttgagcaaggttgaactgcatgatctctttgcagatctcaaagcctatgagttcgagctcaacatgagaacagaagatgaaccatctacttctcaaccaaccaaggccttaacctcaaccgtgatatgtccaccggtcgaggtagctccaaagagatcagctgagcaaatcagcaatgaagccatgacactatttgtcaagaaatttggtaaatttatgcgtaaaaacaattctaaatttaaaaattatcataaatcggaccatacaaacgatggtcctacttgttttaactgtggaaagccaggccacttcattgcagactgcaccaagcctaagaacaatgatcagaagcaattctccgaaagaagaaggggtaaggaggataaaaggacgtttagaaaaggaagagaccaaagggttctagtagcagacgaaagcaaaagcaagtgggctgagtctgactctgacaactccaataccggaagctcttcagatgacagcgatgatgaaaaagtggaatgccttatggccgacatcgaagaagaagctgaggaggtatttgactttggctcacctgaatttactcacagtgatttagttacttctttacacgaaatggctaatgaatacaaagcattatccaaggagttcgaggaagtaaaggcagaaagagctgacctaaaagataagtcaagcaaatcaagctgcatgcagcaaaaagagcttgatggtcttaaggtcaagctaagtctgctggctactgagaacgacaccttgaaaagagtattccaagctaccttgattgagaataaaaaactacttgaaaccattaaggtttggaataaatcttcggtaaccattgacaagattcaagaaatccaaagaccggtacatgataaaaccggtctagggtttggaacaaatgaacagtctatggaatcctgtattcagtcaagcctggacaaaggcaatcttaacaaaataagatttgtcaggtccagcacgatatatgaacacgataagtgcagctttgacaaaaatcagaaagtatcgaacgaacgaagctctaagcatagagggttgggatatgtggatccccagacctctaatcaaagaggaacttggatcaaaccaaaacctaatgaaagaagaaagggaaaccaatctaatttcaaaaggccatggaatgagtctaactactctaagaaaagatggtcaaaggagaagccttaccagtactttaattgcaggccagttcaaaagaggtacaggctaactgatgaaaataaaaaaggcaagcagcacacagcaacctcacaagcacacacatttactgcctatcgaccgcacagatttctggacacacacacgggcaaacctgtaagggtgttccaggtgtgggtcccgaaagggctaatccgacctggaccctactagatatgggtaccaaaagttcttcactctttgcaggtactaaaagtccaaacgggcgagaaaaccacttctatcaaggacactacctggtatttagatagcggttgctcacgacacatgacagggaatccagaacttctaacagaagtggtgttgtgcaaaggaccaaagatcagctttggagacaactccaaaggtaaaaccgtgggtaagggtaagatcatccatggtaacatcattattaaagatgtgttacttgttgacaaactatgctataatttgataagtattagtcaactatgtgacaatgatcattcggtcgagtttcacaaacacacttgcctcataaaaaatgacaaaggtgagactcttatgaccggtgtacgagacctaaacacctacaaggtaaactggtcttgctcacatatttcttcacctacttgtcttactgctcatcatgataaacattggttgtggcataagcggttaaatcatctaaattttaagtccatttttaacttgaggaagcatgatttggtttctggtctgcccgaaggagattttataaaagacaaagtttgtcctgcttgtcaactaggaaagcaggtgagagcaacttttaaaaataaagggtgtatgtcttcttccaaatgtttagacttacttcacatggacctatttggtcctataccagtaagaagcatagggggaatgagatatgctcttgttgttatagatgacttttctcgatttacttgggtcatctttctctcttcaaaagatcaaactgcacctcacctgattaagctttttaaacgcttgcaaaatgaacaatctactgtgatagatagaatcaggagtgatagagggactgaatttttaaacaccactcttatgacttatctagatgatcagggaatcaagcatgagttgtcagctgctagatccccacagcaaaatggggtggctgaaagaaggaaccgtactttaaaagaagcagccagaactatgattgctgattcaaatgtttctcaaagactttgggcagaagcagttaacacagcttgctatactcaaaacagatctatgattaataaacgatttaacaaaactccatatgagatctggaatggcacaaaacctgatatttcttatttcaaaatttttgggtgcaaatgctttatccacaacaatggcaaaaaccatttgacagccttcgatgccaaagcagacgaaggaacttttattggttactcagccgttagcagagcttatcgagtgttcaatcaaagatcactaacggtcgaggaaaccattcatgttgtttttgatgaatctactctatgtacagaacaaactcaagggagcataaatgatctgagtcacagactggaaaacacaaatctacaggaagagagtgacagtgatctatatcctccaaagaaggatgatccagttccctctaccgggtgtgatcaaacaaggccagaagtggatccaccggttgataacaatcctccagccaatgatgatccagtaaacgaggacgttcatcaaccaattgatgacaaccctttagggaattattttaggtggaacaaagatcatccacctgggttggtcataggtgacccttctgctcctcgaaaaacgcgtggtcaaatgattaatgaattcttgcatgccgctttcatatctcaggtagaacccaagaaaatagatgaagctctatcagatgccagctggattgaagctatgcaagaagagttgaatcaattcacccgcaacaatgtttggcatctagttcctcgaccgaaaaatcaaaatgtgattggaactagatgggtgtttcgtaacaagctcgatgaacatggcactgttgtgcgtaacaaagctcgacttgttgctcaaggattcagacaagaagaaggcatagactttgaggaatctttcgcgccagttgcaagactagaagcaatccgcatctttcttgctcatgcagccttcaagaattttaaagtttatcaaatggatgtgaagtctgcattcctcaatggtctacttcaagaagaggtgtacgttgaacaaccaccaggttttgtcaatcctactcatcctcaatatatctataaacttgacaaagctctctatggattaaaacaagcaccgcgtgcttggtatgacactttgctaaaatttttactggaacatgatttccaaattggaacggtcgataagaccctgtttaaatttgtaaaaggtgatcatgtgttactagtacaaatttatgttgatgacattatatttgggtcaactaaccccaagttgtgctcaaagttctctaaactgatgaaggagaagtttgaaatgagcatg comes from the Henckelia pumila isolate YLH828 chromosome 1, ASM3356847v2, whole genome shotgun sequence genome and includes:
- the LOC140875117 gene encoding phosphate metabolism protein 8, which gives rise to MDSCLNSVLGSVSPNFDCLLFDLDDTLYSSNTGIGKALKQNVQDFLVEKCGFPESEVVNVNRQFFRTYGSSLAALRASGYDINPDEYHSYVHGRLPYDSIKPNIRLRNILKTIKQRKMIFTNSDRVHAMNALDRLGIRDYFEKIICFETMNPDILKSRRPDEFPVVLKPSMQAFRIAIDAAGIEPKRTLFFDDNVKNVAAGMAVGFRTVLVGQAIKSKEADYALETITNMVQVIPEIWEKEESDKRIVCPRSEMDLVLAPTTVGA